The Macaca fascicularis isolate 582-1 chromosome 11, T2T-MFA8v1.1 genome includes a region encoding these proteins:
- the KERA gene encoding keratocan, producing MAGTICFILWVLFITDTVWTRSVRQVYEVHDSDDWTIHDFECPVECFCPPSFPTALYCENRGLKEIPAIPSRIWYLYLQNNLIETIPEKPFENATQLRWINLNKNKITNYGIEKGALSQLKKLLFLFLEDNELEEVPSPLPRSLEQLQLARNKVSRIPQGTFSNLENLTLLDLQNNKLVDNAFQRDTFKGLKNLMQLNMAKNALRNMPPRLPANTMQLFLDNNSIEGIPENYFNVIPKVAFLRLNHNKLSDEGLPSRGFDVSSILDLQLSHNQLTKVPRISAHLQHLHLDHNKIKSVNVSVICPSPSTLPAERDSFSYGPHLRYLRLDGNEIKPPVPMALMTCFRLLQAVII from the exons ATGGCAGGCACAATCTGTTTCATCTTGTGGGTGTTATTCATAACAGACACTGTGTGGACTAGAAGTGTGAGGCAGGTCTATGAAGTACACGATTCAGATGATTGGACTATTCATGACTTCGAGTGTCCCGTGGAATGTTTCTGCCCACCCAGTTTTCCTACTGCTTTGTATTGTGAAAATAGAGGGCTCAAAGAAATTCCTGCTATTCCTTCAAGAATTTGGTATCTTTATCTTCAAAACAACCTGATAGAAACCATTCCTGAAAAGCCATTTGAGAATGCCACCCAGTTAAGATGGATAAATctaaacaagaacaaaataaccAACTATGGAATTGAAAAAGGAGCCCTAAGCCAGCTGAAGAAGTTGCTCTTCTTATTTCTGGAAGATAATGAGCTAGAGGAGGTACCTTCTCCATTGCCAAGAAGTTTAGAACAATTACAATTAGCTAGAAATAAGGTGTCCAGAATTCCTCAAGGGACTTTTAGCAATCTGGAGAACCTGACCCTTCTTGACCTACAGAACAATAAATTAGTGGACAATGCCTTTCAAAGAGACACTTTTAAAGGACTCAAGAACCTCATGCAGCTAAACATGGCCAAGAATGCCCTGAGGAATATGCCTCCAAGATTACCAGCCAATACAATGCAATTGTTTTTAGACAACAATTCCATTGAAGGAAtaccagaaaattattttaatgtgattCCCAAAGTGGCCTTTTTGAGACTAAATCACAACAAATTATCAGATGAGGGTCTCCCATCAAGAGGATTTGATGTATCATCAATTCTAGATCTTCAACTGTCACACAATCAACTCACAAAAGTTCCCCGAATCAGTGCTCATCTGCAGCACCTTCACCTTGAtcataacaaaattaaaa GTGTGAATGTCTCTGTAATATGTCCCAGCCCATCCACACTGCCTGCAGAACGAGATTCCTTCAGTTATGGACCTCATCTTCGCTACCTCCGTCTGGATGGAAATGAAATCAAACCACCAGTCCCAATGGCTTTAATGACCTGCTTCAGACTTCTGCAGGCTGTCATTATTTAA